CGATCTACTTGGTCACTCCCACCATGCGTTACGTCAAGGACGTGAACGCCCTAAAATACGTCGAGGTATGAGCGACGGAGCTCAATTCTTTCCGGACCCGAGCATCTCCACCCAATCCCAATAATAAGCGATCCGCGGCCGTTTTTCTTTGACGCGGGCGTAGGCGTCCCGGTAGCTCAGGCCGTACTTCTTGCTCACGTAGATCATGGCCAAGAAGAGGGTCCGGTCCTTTCCCTTGCGGCAGCGGATGAGGACTTTGGCGTCGAGGTCAGAAAGAGCCACGAGCATGTCCCCCGCCCGCAGCAGCTGCTCGATCCTTGGCGTGTGCTTGAGATCGCGGCCTCGGTCGAACAGCGTCCGGGCGTCGATGATCAGCTCAACGCCCTCCTCTTTCCTCCTGTGGACGGAGATGGCATCCATCCAACCTCCAACGGCCACGAAATCATCTATCCAGTCCATGCATGCCCTCCGCTTTCCTGACTCTAGGTAATGGACTAGGGAGGCGGATGGGTTTTAGGATGTTGGCTGATGGCTCGGAGGAGCCGTCTCATGGAGCCGATCGACCTTGCTTGAACGTGCCAGGTCGAGAGCTCAAGCGATTTTGGTACCCGCCGTAGGACCCCACAGCGCATCGTATACCGCTTCGATCTTCACCACGACGGCCGCTTTCACGGGATTCTTGGGGTTCACGGCGTGCACCTGGGCCCTCAGGTCCTCGTGCACCTTGTCCCCCTTATGCACTTTGACGGAGCCCTTGATCTGGAACGATCTCTTTGTCTCCGAATCATAGCACAGGACGGAGATCTTCGGGTTCTCCTCCAGGTTCTTGGCCGTCTTGTAGAAGAAGTTGTCCGTTATCAACAGCGTCTCATCGTCCACGATCTTTAGCGAGCCGATGAAGACCACGTTCGGGGTCCCGTCCTTCGACGCTGTGGCGATGGGTATGGGCTTCTGCTTCTGCAATGTCTCCTTTACTTGAGTAGGCATCTTGACCGTTTCGACCACCAAGCGCAATTAGAATCAACCCCGCTAATGAAGATGACGGTGCTCTGCAGGCGGCAGAAAGGCGAATATCGCTCTAGGTCGGCCTTCTGGCCTTCTCAACGACCTGCCTGTCCCGCCAGGATTCCACATGATGACCGGACATCATGAAGCGGCATACGATCGAGAAAAGGTCGGCTCCCGCCCTACGACGGCGGAAGCATGATGCCTTCCCCTGACATCCTCTTCGTGGGAATAAGATGACGGCCAAGAAGATGCTGAAGGTGCTGGCGGACGGAGGATACCCGGCCAGGATAGTGCCTGTCTCCCGACTGGAAGATATCAAACGGGACGTGGAAGGTCTGCGCGAACAGGGACTGTTGGACCCATTGCTGCACGAGACCTATCTGAAGGG
The Methanomassiliicoccales archaeon genome window above contains:
- a CDS encoding dual specificity protein phosphatase family protein, giving the protein MDWIDDFVAVGGWMDAISVHRRKEEGVELIIDARTLFDRGRDLKHTPRIEQLLRAGDMLVALSDLDAKVLIRCRKGKDRTLFLAMIYVSKKYGLSYRDAYARVKEKRPRIAYYWDWVEMLGSGKN
- a CDS encoding pyridoxamine 5'-phosphate oxidase family protein yields the protein MVETVKMPTQVKETLQKQKPIPIATASKDGTPNVVFIGSLKIVDDETLLITDNFFYKTAKNLEENPKISVLCYDSETKRSFQIKGSVKVHKGDKVHEDLRAQVHAVNPKNPVKAAVVVKIEAVYDALWGPTAGTKIA